The Ahaetulla prasina isolate Xishuangbanna chromosome 4, ASM2864084v1, whole genome shotgun sequence genome has a window encoding:
- the CDCA7L gene encoding cell division cycle-associated 7-like protein, with amino-acid sequence MKRMLELAEIFATPSDEDDFLGFELEHPMKTLTLEDRDENLPGTSRMAMELDRANNPSLIKEQANEERMETESSPRKKKFKTRGVVQLPNKSAKKSFLKRRKDTNGRNADPDTSSESETDETSDENSNALLKRNQNIKENKAVLTQLLAELDSAPSSSQMNAVSSIKRKKAPRKRSSMGPIERRINPIRNARPPENFAVERNPPMQWVDNETYHTFMKTKLNEHMLGSPKKRKIARIKELRSVVVTNEDLEQIAFTNKEKIYHKTWGTTCHQCRQKTIDTKTVCHNADCVGVRGQFCGPCLRNRYGEDVKVALLNPEWFCPPCRGQCNCSSCRQRDGYCATGTLIHMAKLYGYSNVKEYLESMPMQFINGNE; translated from the exons ATGAAAAGG ATGCTGGAATTGGCTGAAATATTTGCTACCCCAAGTGATGAAGATGATTTTCTTGGTTTTGAACTTGAACATCCCATGAAAACATTGACATTGGAAGATAGGGATGAGAACTTGCCTGGAACATCGAGAATG GCAATGGAATTAGACCGAGCCAATAACCCATCTTTAATTAAGGAACAAGCAAATGAAGAAAGAATGGAAACTGAATCATctcctaggaaaaaaaaattcaaaactcgGGGGGTAGTACAGCTTCCTAACAAATCCGCTAAAAAGTCTTTTCTTAAACGAAGAAAAGATACAAATGGGAGAAATGCAGATCCAGATACTTCTTCCGAATCTGAGACTGATGAGACATCGGATGAAAACTCAAATGCACTTTTGAAGAGAAATcagaatataaaagaaaataaagctgtG CTTACACAGTTACTAGCAGAACTAGATTCTGCACCTTCTTCAAGCCAAATGAATGCTGTTTCCTCAATT AAACGAAAGAAAGCACCAAGGAAAAGATCTTCAATGGGCCCAATAGAGCGTcgaattaatccaatcagaaatgcaCGTCCCCCAGAAAACTTTGCTGTGGAACGAAACCCACCTATGCAATGGGTTGATAATGAAACTTATCACACCTTTATGAAGACAAAACTAAATGAG CATATGTTAGGATCgccgaaaaaaagaaaaatcgctAGAATCAAAGAACTTCGATCAGTCGTTGTAACAAATGAAGACTTAGAACAAATTGCATTTaccaataaagaaaaaatataccaTAAGACTTGG GGAACCACATGCCATCAATGCCGCCAAAAGACAATTGATACAAAGACCGTTTGTCATAATGCAGACTGTGTTGGTGTGCGGGGACAGTTCTGTGGACCATGTCTCCGTAATCGCTACGGAGAAGATGTGAAAGTAGCACTTCTGAATCCA GAGTGGTTTTGTCCTCCTTGCCGTGGGCAATGTAACTGCAGCTCTTGTCGCCAACGTGATGGTTACTGTGCCACAGGAACACTTATCCACATGGCAAAGCTTTATGGTTATAGTAATGTGAAAGAGTATCTCGAAAG CATGCCAATGCAGTTTATTAatggaaatgaatga